The genomic region actgaacctgcctccaccacactctcacacagtgcattccagatcctaaacactcactgaacctgcctccaccacacactcacacagtgcattccagatcctaaacactcactgaacctgcctccaccacactctcacacagtgcattccagatcctaaacactcactgaacctgcctccaccacacactcacacagtgcattccagatcctaaacactcactgaacctgcctccaccacactctcacacagtgcattccagatcctgaacactcactgaacctgcctccaccacactctcagacagtgcattccagatcctaaacacacactgaacctacctccaccacactctcagacagtgcattccagatcctaaacactcactgaacctgcctccaccacactctcagacagtgcattccagatcctaaacagtcactgaacctgcctccaccacactctcagacagtgcattccagatcctaaacacacactgaacctacctccaccacactctcagacagtgcattccagatcctaaacagtcactgaacctgcctccaccacactctcagacagtgcattccagatcctaaacactcactgaacctgcctccaccacactctcagacagtgcattccagatcctaaacactcactgaacctgcctccaccacactctcacacagtgcattccagatcctaaacactcactgaacctgcctccaccacactctcagacagtgcattccagatcctaaacactcactgaacctgcctccaccacacatcacacagtgcattccagatccgaaccacacgctgtgtaaagaggtttttcctcatgttgccattgcttattttgccaatcgccttaacccACCTTAAATCACTCGATCCTTTGGCCAatcggaacagtttctccctatctaccctgtccagacccctcatgattttgaacacctcgatcaaatctcttcttaatcttcccttcaggagaacagacccagcccctccaatctatccaggtaactgaactaCCTcagccttggaaccattctcatgaatcttttctgcatcctctctaatgccttcacatccttcctaaagtgaggtgcccagaattgaatacaatactccagttgaggctgagccagtgttttatacaggtttatcataacttccttgtttttgtcccctatacccctatttataaagcccaggatccctttgGCCTTATTAATTACTTTCTCAACCTACTCTGCCatcttcaatcatttgtgcacatatacccccaagtccctctgctcctgcaccccctctagaattgtaccctttaatttatattgcctcttcttgttcttcctaccaaaattaattacttcccacttttctgcattaaatttcatctgccaattgtctgcccattccaccaacccatCTATGCCCTCTTCaagttatcactatcctcctcacagttcacaatacttccaagttttatgtcatgtgcaaattttgaaattgtgccctttgcacccaagtctaggtcattaatatagatcaggaaaagcagtggtcccaacactaatccctggggaacctcactatacaccttcctccagtctgaaaaataattctTCACCAttaatctctgtttcctgccactcagtcaactttgcatccatgctgctactgtcccgcttattccatggacttcaactttgctggcaagagtattatgtggcactttgtcaaaaaccttttggaagttcatgtagccTCATCAACCATCTGATTATCTGATCAAAAAACCGAAGcacgttagttaaacacaatttgccctttacaaatctgtgttggctttccttaattcacctgcatttgcccaagtgactgttaattttgtcctgaattatcatttctaaaagctttctcaccactgagaataaactgactggcctgtagttgctgggcttatctttacacccttttttgaacaagggcataatgtttgcaattctccagtcctctggcaccgcccctgagtctaaggaagactggaacatTATGCTAATTTCCAGCCTTCCTAATTCTTGCCCTTTTTCTTTTTTACCCATTTAGCTGCTTCTTTGCAGCAGCAATGACTTCCTGGAGACACCTCAGAGAAGGATATTCTTCCTGTGGACTCAGTGTCAGGCACTACATCTCAAGCACCAAAATGGTCCTTTGCCCATATGTGGATGTGGGTGAGCTGGATGGATCTGCAGATGGTGAAATACCCAGCAGGAGTGAGCGCCATCAGGCAACTGATAGgaccatagaaaggttacggcacagaaagaggccattcagcccatcgtgactgcGCTGACTGAAAAAACTatctgcccaatctaatcctaccttccagcacgtggtccatagccttgcaggttacaacacttcaggtgcaggtccaggtacctttcaaatgagttgagggtttctgcctccaccaccattcctgacagtgaattccagacacccaccaccctccaggtgaaaatgtttttcctcatgtcccctctaacccttctaccaatcaccttaattctgtgcccccctggggaaacaggtccttcctgtctactctatctaggcccctcataattttgtacacctcaattaagtcacccctcagcctcctctgttctaaggaaaacaaccctagccgatccaatctttcctcatagatgcaacaTTCAAGCCTtgacaacatttttgtaaatctcctctgtactctctccagagcaattatgtccttcctgtaatgtggtgaccagaactgtacgcaatactccagctgtggtctaaccaacgttttatacagttccagcattacatccctgcttttgtattctatacctcggccaataaaggaaagcattccatatgccttcttcaccactctatctacctgtcctgtcaccatcagggacctgtggacatgcactccaaagtctctcacttcgacccctctcaatatcctcccatttattgtgtattcccttgctttatttgccctccccaaatgcattacctcatacttttctggaatgaattccatttgccactttcccgcccactcaaccaaaccattgatatcattctggagtctacagctatcctcctcactatcaaatacacggccaatttttgtgtcatcttttTCCCAATCATGCCAAAtcaagtccatatcattaatatataccacaaacagcaagggacccaacactgaatcctgtggaacgccactggaaacacctttccattcacaaaaacatccgtcgaccattactatttgtttcctgtcactgaatcaatttaggatccaactcaccacatttccctgtatcccgtgggcttttacttttctgaccagtctgccatgtgagaccttgtcaaatgccttactaaaatccatgtagaccacatccactgcactaccctcatcaatcctctttgttactgcCTCAaacaattcaattaagttagtgagatatgaccttcccttaacaaacccatgctgactatccctgattaatccgtgcctttctaaggtttatcctgtccctcagaattgattctaataatttacccaccactgaggtcagactgaccggcttataattatttggcctatccctagcaccctttttaaacaatgttacgacgttcgcagacctcctgatacctctcctgtatctagtgaggatttgaagatgattctcagagcatctgctatttcctccctggcttcctttaacagcctgggatacaatccatcttgtccaggtgatttatctactttcaaagctatcagaccctcaagtacttcctctctcattatgcttatcgtatataatatttcactctcctcctctttaactacaatgtctgcatcatccctctcctttgtgaagacagaggcaaagtactcatttagaacatCTTCTGCAAGCACGCATAAGTTACCTGATGGCAGGGACAGCCCAGGAtgcagctcaatggagttcagcGTCCTCTAACCAGCTCTGCCGAGGAGGACGGAGATGAGGACCAGGGGCCCAGCCATGAAATGAAAAGTGCTGGCTGTTCACAAGCTGTTCCACCAGGTTATTGGAAGACCTGCCAAGGGGTTTCAGCACAATGTCTGTAAGTATGGAGGAGTCACTTCCATCTCATGTGGTGCCATCTTAGATGGCATGGGTAATCTGTGGTCTATCATAAAAGTGTGACCACCTCCAGAGAGGCTTTTCAATGTCAGCTGCCTTTGCAGCTGCAGCAGCCACACTGGCTCTCAATTCAGCAGGCGTCCAACTTGGACCAAATCAATCGTGGATTTCAAGAGTCGCTCAATTTTCACAGTTTGCTCTCCCACAGATCAATGGAAGTGATGAGACCCGGCCCCATGGGAGAGCCAGTAGCCCTATGAGAACAGAATGTGTTACCCTCTCCCATAATGTCTGTGCATTTGCTCTTTCACCAACCCCCTCAACCAATAGCTGCCACAGTGTCAAGACATGAGCTGAACCAGCCCTGTTAGCAGCTGAGGTGTAGCAGTCTGCAGCTGGGTCCTTAGAGCCAAACGAACCCACCAGATCACCAGCAGGGTCCCAGCATGGGCAACAACCTCTTCCAACAGCTTTGCTGAGGCTACTAGGGGAGCACCTTGTAAGAGCAGTGCAATTAGGAAACCTTGTTAGGAAGGCACTATAGATGGAGACTCGGGTGAGAAATGAATTGAAGTCAATTATTGTGTTGGGAATTAAATTCACCATCTTATTCATATTTACCACTTGTTCTGCGGTGTGGGCTCACAGCTGCTTCTGAGTGCACATTGGCAGTGCGTCAGGGAGTCATTtacaacagagaaggaggccatttggcccatcaagcattCTGACTCTGCatggagcagtccagtcagtctgctccccggctcgatcccgtcGCGCTGCACATTTATTAACTTCAAgttcccatccagtttccttttgaaatcattcattgtctccgcttccaccaccctcataggcagcgggttccaggtcattaccacgcgctgcataaaaaaagttcttcctcagtccccccgtatctcttgcctgaaatcttcaatctgtgtcccctagtccttgtatcgccAGCTAATGGGAATGGATTTTCCTTGtctaagccagtcataatcttgtacaattcatcaaatctcccctcaatctcctttcctccagggagaacaaaccgccctttcccaacctaaccttgtaactaaaatcctccatccctggaaccattctggtaaatctcctctgcaccctctcaaggaccctcacatccttcctaaagtgtggtgaccagaactggatgcaatactctcgcTGTGGCCcaacctgagctttataaatattcaacatatcttccctgcttttgtatctccattccttcatccaGATCATTGATAAATATGAGGAAAAGCTGTCAAAAATACCCAGTGCaagtccctgaggaacaccactcgtCCCATCCCGTCTATCAGAGAACGTTCCCTTGTTTCATTCAGACATGCTTCCAATTTTCTGTTTAATTTACTGATACGCCTTTTCCTTTTGCATTTTGGTTTTATTTGCTGGATTTATCGCGCTATGCCTCACTTTGGAAGCTAGGACAATAAAACCTCACCAGACTGCTACGGGATGTTTTCAAGTACGTTTATTAAACAGTAAAAGAATAAATGAATAGAACCATAGCACAGAGCAGATTTTGTACGCTGTAGTTATGAAACACAATCATATCCTTCGGAAAGTGCAAACATCAAAAAGTTGTGACTTCTGCATTAAACGTGTGTGATGTGGAAAATCCACAGCCTTTCTAACCAACTGCTGCGTAATTCCAACGGGACTGTTGCAGAGGGGGTTTCACAGGTGGAACCTAGATGTGCTGGGTCCCAAATTTGCCCTTGTGAATGGCCAGAACCATTGCCCACTTCAAACACAGACATTTATGCAGGAGGCACTGGGGACAGAGAGCCTCTATCCATtaaagttaattggcaaaagagccaggtgagaatttacacagtgagttgttgtgatctgtaatgcactgcctgaaagggaagcagattcagtaacttTCCACGGagaattggaaaaatacttgaaaaggaaaaagttaCAGGGCTATGGGTGAAGAGCAGAGGCACTAATTGGTAACTATTTTTAATTCATTATTGGGATGTGGCATCACTTGTATGgatagcatttattgtctatcccttgaGATGGTGGGTACTGAGACATGTCCTTGAACCACTGCAAGCAGTTGGATACATCTGTGTgtcttgctgggctatttcagagggcagctgaGTATCAACCAcaatactgtgggtctggagtcacatgtaggccagacccagtaaggacggcagatttccttccctaaaggacattagtgaatcagatgggttgttACCACAATCTGAGaagttccatggtcaccattactgagactaacttttcattccaaatttaaattccccagttgccatggtgagattttaaatagtagcagttagggactccctctacttcaatttcagattgggcagcctgtgctaactacatacgaacatacgaattaggagcaggagtaggccactcggcccttcgagcctgctccgccattcaataacctcacgctgaactgattactccacatttccacctacccctgataaccttccacccccttgcttatcaagaatctatctacctctgccttaaatatacccGCGGGAGCTGCTGATCTGTTGGAGTTACAGCCGCAGACTGGTagacccctccccccatcccccatcccccaatgTGGAAACGTGGGTCCAATCATTCAATCTATCTTTAAAATTAGTTTCAGAAATTCATAAATATCTTCATAGGCCATTAGTTCATCTCCCATCTTCATCGCCACACCCTGTATGTTTTTAGCTACTTCAGTTTTGCTTCCTTTGCTAAGGTCTATGGAGTTCTTTGTGATGGAGTAGATATTTGTAATCATTAAGATTGCTGTAAGAATTGCTGAAATGGCTTTGGCGAAAGCAGACAGCAGGGGAAATGATCCAGAAAGCAGCTCCTTAATGTTTGCAGTTTTCTGGCTCGCTGCTATTTCCTGCCTTTCTGTGCTAGACACTGAAAGGCTCCTTGGCTTTCCTGTAACTGAATCTTCTCCGTCTCCCTCACTGCAATTAGCTGCACTGCAAGCTTCATTCAGAAAATCTGACATTTCTTCACTAGGCTTGTGTCTCATGATTTCTGCCCGTAGGTTATGGCTCCAGGATTTAATCGCACTGCAAACCTCATGTAAATACTTTGCCATTTCTTTACAGCGGTTATTATATTGTTCTATGATCTCATCGACTCTTTTCTGTTTGTTGGACTGTGCAACATTTTCAGTGACACCGGCTGTAAAATTGGTGGCAGCACCAGTTGCACTAACCCCAGCTCCCACAGCAGTGAGACCCAGTGAGGCACCTGATGTGAAAGGACTTGCAATTATTCCTGAGAGGGACAGAGCCCCTCCTACAACCGCTGCTGACGCCCCCGTGACACTTGCAATGGTGGAGCTTCTGTGATACTCATCAACGCTGTCTGCAATCTCTTGCAGTTCCTTTATGTACCCTCTTATCTGGTCTCTCCAATCTGGGAACTGTTTCACAAATGACCGGCAATCCTCAGCTCTCTTTTCCAGTTCCGTTTTCAGCTGCTCCCTGTTAAGATTGAAAACACCTTTAATCTCAAGTCGTTTCACAAGTCGTACATTTACTGAAATCACGCAAACTAATCTTTACCAACAATGGTTTTGAAAGGACAGAGAGCCCGGTCCCTAGAAGCCATCTTAGTTAGGACTGGGGTGGAGATGAATGAATAGTAATGAATGAtactgagagagagaaatggctGCTGACTGAAGAGCAAAAGAGTGACAATTGAATGGGACAGGGCAATGGAAGGGGAAAATGGATGGTAATTTAAGAGAGCATATCAGTGGTTAAAAAGGGTAAATTAGATTATGTGGATTAAATGGCCAGTAATTATCTGTAATTTATCTGTAGTTTTCTCTGTCACAGCCCTTGTTGACATAGATTGGAGCCTTCTCGTTGTGCCAGCTCAGCGGTAACACTCGTGCCTCTGAGGCAGAAAGCCATGGGTCCATTCCAGAGACTTGTCAATAAGATCTAGGCTGAGACTGCCAGTGCAGTACCGCAGCAGTTCTGCCCTGTCGGAGGTGCTGTGTTTCAGATGAGCTGTCAAACTGAGAGCCCATCTGCCCTGTCCATTGCACTATTTAAAGACGAGCAGGGGCGTTCTCCTCAGAGTCCtgtctaacatttatccctcaatcagcataatTAATACGTTAGGTTCATTAAGTTCATCTGGTCATATATTTACATAAATCATCTAGTAACAGCATCAGTGTCTAGATCTCCTGAAGGAGAAACAGCAACAGCTGAACTATGAACAGTAACCTATAAACGACAGACATGCTGTCTGGGTTTGAACCATGTGGAGGCTGGCCTTCTGGAGGTGAGAGTTGGGTGCCTGGATCAATTTCAGTGGCTGCCCCAGCTGGCTTGGGACAGGCTTTGCTGTGGCACCTTACTGAAAATGAGCATTTCCTCATTTTTATCAGTTTCAAAACCATCCATTTAAATTTTAAATCCTTCCTGTTGCTATTAATGAAACTGAATGATGTGGACAAAACTCGAGTAAATACATCTTGTGATATTTCCCTTATTTACATAGTTATGATAACTCATTACACCCACTGTGATCAGCATTCTGGATGAGGGAGTGAAGGTTGAGAACTCAGTGAATTAGAGTTCAGAATCATGCAGGCTGCAGACTCATGGGTTTGAAGTTCGATTGATACTGTGGTAAGAATGTTTCGATAGAGTCTTTCACAGCACAGAGGGATCATAAAGAAAGAGCATTGCAAAGTAATAAATattgggaatttggtgagagtgggaattcagtgcagagtggAAAGATATACAAGCTCTCTGAAAGTAGCTGTAGCTAGATAGttcggtagctagcttaaactgggctttctgagctctagcagagctgattcATCATTGTTtttagagagtataaattcagaggcctctgagtgctgcttgagtgtACAGAGTAtcaagaagggagtttggtgagttAGGGATTTTGGTGAAGCTGGGAACTATAAACAAATTAAGCAAAATAAAGTTCATTTAAGTAACACAGAAAAGTTggaaggacaggtgatgtgtcatggctgcagtatgtgggagctcctagaTGTCACAgaaatccatggcaaccatgtctgtagtaagtgtctgcgatTTGAAGAGTtttggctcagagtagatgagctggaggccgagataCAGACATCATGatatatcagggagggggaaggttacctggacactttctTCCAAAAGGCAGTCACTCCCCTTAAGATAGGGTCAACTGATTTGGACAgtcgtcagggacaggagggtgtgactgagtcaggcaggtaagaggattaagaaggtgggagtggaggagcctcagcccttgcaattgagaaacaagtttgaggttcttgcagcttgtgtggatgagcagactgaccatggtacaggaagccattcaagcagggggagcaaaaaggaaaatagtggttgtaggggacagtatagtgagggggattgacactgttctctgcagcaaagaggaagagtccagaaagctgtgttgcctgcccagtgccagggctcGGGACATCAGCTCAGGactagagaggaacttacagtgggagggggacgaTCGAGTcaccgtggtccatgtaggtaccaacgacataggcagcataaggaaagaggttctgcatagtcagtatgaggagataGGCAccaaattaaaaagtagaacctcaaaactaataatccctggattattacctgagccatgtgcaaattggcttagggcaaataagattagctaagtgaatgcgtggctcaaagacaggtgtggtagaagtgggttccggttcgtggggcactggcaccagtactggggaaagtggggactcTATCAttgagacggtctacacctgaaccatgctgggaccagtgttctagcaaacagtATAACGAGGGAAGTTGAGAGGGTTTTAACTAAATagtgggatcaaatttgggaagatgtggtaaatcaaagagtagagacaaggcaagagagaaaggtattaatatgggaaattatAAACCAACCGTGACAGGCAGGGACAGTCACTACAAATCTAAGaagaaatcagcagataaggctagaggttacaagaaTAATAAAagtcaaaactaaaggctctgtatctgaatgcacgtagaatttgaaacaaagcagatgaactcacagtgcaaatagaaataagtatgatctgagagCCATgacggagacatgactgcaggacgacataaattgggacctgaatagtgaaaggtacatggcatttaggaaggacaggaagctaggaaaaggtggaggagttgctctgttaattaaggatgttattagcacaatagagagggtgacctaagttcaggaaaccaggatgtagaagcggtttgagtcaagatgagaaatgataaagacaagaagttacttgtgggagtggtgtataggccccctaccagtaaccacatggtaggacggggtataaaggaagaaataatgggagcttgtcagcaagatatggcaataatcatgggagattttaatctacatatagactaggAAAATCACATGGGCAAAGGTAGTAAAGATGAGGAGTTCGTAGAAtgttttcaagatagtttcttcgAATAGCACATTCTGGATCCAACCAGACAGCATGCTATACTAGACCTgatttgtgcaacgagataggagtaattaatgacctcatagtgaagacgcccccaggcagcagtgatcataatatgattgcattttacattcattttgaggGAGAGACGAATGGgcctaagactaatattttaaacttaaataaaggcaattatgaggacatcactgcaggagttcctcagggtagtgtcctaggcccaaccatcttcagctgcttcatcaatgaccttccttcaatcataagatcagaagtggggatgttcgctgatgattgcgtaatgtccagcaccattcgtgactcctcagatactgaaacagtccatgtagaaatgcagcaagacctggacaatatccaggcttgggctgataagtggcaagtaacattcgcgccacacaagtgccaggcaatgaccatctccaacaagagagaatctaaccatctccccttgacattcaatggcatcaccatcactgaatcccccattatcaacatcctagagactaccattgaccagaaactgaactggagtagccatataaatactgtggctacaagagcgggtcagaggctgggaatcctgaggcgagtaactcacctcctgaatccccaaagcctgtccaccatctacaaggcataagtcaggagtgtgatggaatactctccacttgcctggataggtgcagctccaacaatactcaagaagctcaacaccatccaggacaaagcagcccgcttgactggcaccccatctacaaacgttcactccctccaccaccgacacacagtggcagcagtgtgtaccatctacaagatgcaccgcagcaacgcaccaaggctccttagactgcaccttccaaacccgcgacctctaccaactagaaggacaagggcagcaaatacatgggaacaccaccacctgcaagttcccctccaagtcacacaccatcctgatttggaattatatcgccattccttcactgttgctggatcaaaatcctggaactcccttcctaacagcactgtgggtgtgcctaccccaaatggactgcagcggttcaagaaggcagctcaccaccaccttctcaagggcaattagggatgggcaataaatgctggcctggccagcgacgcccacatcccatgaatgaattttttaaaaaatgatacaaagctgggtgggagtgtgagctgtgaggaggatgcagaga from Heterodontus francisci isolate sHetFra1 chromosome 1, sHetFra1.hap1, whole genome shotgun sequence harbors:
- the LOC137377659 gene encoding apolipoprotein L6-like — protein: MSHGRARFQDGASFQPNTTKGLLEDAGVTAAEDHPSSQDDPDSRETSLTQMPKKHSDYCKEDGEPIPEELWEQLKTELEKRAEDCRSFVKQFPDWRDQIRGYIKELQEIADSVDEYHRSSTIASVTGASAAVVGGALSLSGIIASPFTSGASLGLTAVGAGVSATGAATNFTAGVTENVAQSNKQKRVDEIIEQYNNRCKEMAKYLHEVCSAIKSWSHNLRAEIMRHKPSEEMSDFLNEACSAANCSEGDGEDSVTGKPRSLSVSSTERQEIAASQKTANIKELLSGSFPLLSAFAKAISAILTAILMITNIYSITKNSIDLSKGSKTEVAKNIQGVAMKMGDELMAYEDIYEFLKLILKID